In Desulfosporosinus youngiae DSM 17734, the genomic stretch GGCATCTGCCATCGCGGATCCAAGAATAAATTTCAAATCACGTCCAAATCTCTATGGAGTCGCTGAATGGAATGAACCTATATCAACCGTTACTGGTTCGGCGAGTGTTACGAGTTCAAATGCTGTTGCCGCTGTAGCAGATCCGAGAATTCCGGGTGACAAAGAAACATTAGATCCACCTCCCATTATTATTTCACTTGATGGTACTTGGCACAGGCCATTAACAACACTGGAACTGGCGGCACTGCAGGGTCTTCCTGTGATAATAAACGGAAAACCCTTAACGCTAGCTGGTAACTCAGACCAAAGATGGCGGGAGGCCATCGGAAATATGGTACCACCACCTGCGGGCAGAGCCATGGGAGAAGTAGTGTTACACGCTCTTTTAGTTGCATCTGAAAATGCTTGGGAGATGAGCGCGAACGATATATGGGTAAGACCAAAAACTTGGGAAGAAATTAGAACAAATTTTGATGCTTAGCGGGAGGAAGATTATGAAAAGGAGCACAACATACGCAGCGGACGGTAAATATCCTCCAGAAGTACAACAAATGATGGCGGAAACAACTCGTTGTCTAAATTGCGGTAAAATATTAAGTTTGCTGCAACGTAAAGATGGAAGAAGAAACCGCGGATATTGCACATTGGAATGCTATTTCGCAAAGCCTCCTAAACTCGCATATGCCGAAAAAGAATACGGGGCTGCGGCAAAAGAAGTAATACTCAAAATGCTAAATGATGGGGCAAGTGTCGTTGCAACTGCAGAAAGATTGGGAATTAGTAAACCACGTTTCTATGATTGGATGCGGAAAATGAATATTAAAAAGAAAGTGGTGTGGGGATGAAAAACTCACATGAACAAGGGTAATTGCTCTTAGTAGCAATTCTTTTAACGCATCTAGCGATGCAGACATTTACGGCCACAGCGTATTGCCTTGAAGGTCCTACAAAGCACGGAGAACCTGCAGGTATAGGCATAGTGGCTGTAGACCCCAAAGTAATCCCATTAGGTACCAAATTAATTATCGAGGGCATAGGTGAAGTAATTGCCCTTGATACCGGCAAAGACATCAAAGGGTATCGAATTGATATCTGGATGGAGACCAAGGAAGAGTGTATCGCGTTCGGAAGACAGCCCGTTAAGGTCTCAGTAATACAAGCGAACAACCGTCCTCCACCAATGGCTCGGGGAACCGAGCTTAATGATGAGAGGAGGGTAACTGATGGCAGACAGCAGTTGGGCGGAAAAGATGAGGAGCTACGAACGGGAGATAGCCAATATTCAAGTACCGGCAGAACCGGACAAAACGGATATAACACGATTAGAGAGCTTGATCGATACCCTATATTCCAAGGCTCGGTTCGACCTAGCAAGAGCAAAAACAGCTTTCGAGCGAACAAATCGTCTCTGGAAGGATACAAAGACGGAATCCTACCTGCTTGCTACAGGTACCCAAAAAGAACGCGAGGCTATGTCCATCCAATTTGCAAGAAAGCGGAAGGTTGGAGACTCAGACTTAACTATCGAAAGCGCTCTAAATATTGCCGAGGAAAGATATTTCTACATGGAGGCAGTAGTCGACATTTTGAGAGGGAAGCACAACTCGCTAGTGATAGCTCTGGGGGCAGCGAAGCTGGAGAAGGACCTGACGAGATAGGTGATTTTCGTATAGGAGGTTATGTATGAACGACAAGGTAAGGAACCTTATTAGGGCAGTTGCCATGAATGATATACGGGAAGCAAAGCAATGGGTAAAAGTTATCACTGAAAGCGACAGTACTAAGTCCAATAGACCGTTTTGCAAATATATTCTAAATCAACTCCAAGTATCATCGCTCAACTTAATGGAATTACCCCATGACATAAAAGGTATTCTGCTCATGGAAGATGTTTCAATGACATTCAATGAAAACAGATATTTCCTCTCGGAACGTGAAGATGCGGTCACAGAAGAAGTCCTGGGAATGTACGAGACAAGTCAAAAGCTATCAGAAATGGGCATTCGGTATCTTAATTCGTTGATGCTTCACGGAGAAAGTGGAACAGGAAAAACACTCTTCGGAAGATATCTAGCCTATATGATCGGTTTACCGTTTGCTTATATGAATTTTTCAAACGCCATCAGTAGTTACTTAGGCAGCACAGCCAAAAACATCAACAAAGCCTTTGAATTCATCGGAAACCATAAATGTGTTTTTATGATTGATGAGGTCGATGCCATTGGGATGAAAAGAGGCAAGGAAGATGTAGGGGAAATGGCACGGGTAACTATAGGACTCATGCAAGCATTGGACTGCGTCAGGAATGATACTGTGCTTATAGGTGCCACTAATCGCCTAGATATGATTGATCCGGCACTATTGAGACGGTTCACGATGATTCATGAAGTCGCAAAATTTTCCGAGCAAGAAATGTTCCTGATGGTAAGCAAGTTCTTGGATGACGTAGGTGTAAAGTACAGTGACATTAACATCATAGACTATTGCGGAAAATCACTGAACAGTCAAGCTCTTGTGATGAATGACGTTATAAGGGCAATAGCGAAATCGATACGAAATAATACTGAGTTTAGATTAATGACGGAGGGATAAAAGTGAATAGAAAATTTATCCGTCTAGTTACCGAAAACCCTCAGGGTAATTACCAATACCTTCACAATATGACGGTTATCAAAGACAAGGAAGTCTTCCTTCGCGATTTTGAAGGAGAAGGAGATCTAAGCCTAGTCGATTACTGCAAAAGGGAATGCATGGAAAGGTGTAATACCGATATTGATGCCTCTGTTGAAGAATTCGGAGAGCACATGGACTGCGGTTGCCCTATAACACTTATCTATCATATGGCAGTAGGACATGCCGAACTCAGAAATAGGTTAGGCCAATACGAATCTTCTGGATTGTCTCCTGAAGACCTAAAGGAAAGAACCTGCGAATGGTCGGAGGATGATGAAGGGAATTGGAGTTGTTCAAAATGCACTGCTGTAGTTATATTTGCCGAGGATGGTCCTAGCGAAAATCGTATGAGTTTTTGTCCAGAGTGCGGTAGGAAGATAATAAACATTAGCCTTTGGAAAGATGAACTATTGGAGGATGAACATGAGTAGGGAGATTAAGTTTAAAGCGTATATCAAGTCTCTAAAGTGGCTAGTACCCGTAGAAAGAATATGCTTCGATTGTGAGACGGTTGAGGTTGACTTAACTGATGGAAATGGAGATACGGCAGAATATGAGTTTGATGAAATTGAACTCATGCGGTACACAGGGCTTAAGGATAATAACATCGGGCATGACAGAAAGGAAATATTTGAAGGCGATAGAGTTAAAGCTACTAACAAAAACGGTTGGACCAGAGAGTTTGAAATAATCTGGAACGAAGATCTAGCAAGGTTCATGGTGTGGTGTGGTAGTCAGCCCAATATTTCATTTGACCTAACTTGTGACACGATTATCGACTTTCGTGTTGTGGTAATCGGAAATATCCACGATAAAGAAGTTGTTTTGGAGAAGCCAACATGCTTATAACAATCTCTGGCCGTCCTATTCCGGCAGTCAGAATGACAGGCAGAGGGAAATATGTTAAGCCGGAGGCGGCTAGGTACCTTGCTTATAAAGAGCAGATAGGATGGTTGGCATTAAGCCAAACCAAAGAACCAATTATCAATCCTGTATCCGTAAATGTCAAAGTATTCTTACATGGAAAATCTTCACTTATGGGTAATGATGGAGATGTCGACAATTATCTAAAGTCAGCCTTGGACGGCTGTAACAAGATAGTCTGGCTTGATGATCGGCAGGTTAACAAAGCTACGGTTGAAAAGATACCTTGTCGACATGCGAAAGATGAACGGATGGAAATTGAGGTTTTGGAGGTTGGGGAATGAAGGCTATATCACTAATGCAGCCATGGGCATCACTTGTGGCAATAGGTACCAAGAAAATTGAAACTAGAAGTTGGTCAACCGAGTATCGTGGGCAATTAGCAATTCATTCAAGTAAGGGGTTTAAAAAATACCTCAGACAATTATGTTGCGAAGAACCCTTTAAAACGGTGCTTAATAAAGCTGGGTTAAGCTTAGATAACCTACCACTTGGAAGAGTAGTTGCAACTTGTAAACTTGTTGATTGTATCGAAATGACTCCTGAATTTATTGACCGGGTTAAGTCAGCTAAAGGCCATGAGTATGATTTTGGGGAGTATGCGGTAGGTCGGTATGCTTGGATACTGGAGGATATCAAGGCCCTGGATAATCCGGTGCCGGCTAAAGGTAAATTGAGTATTTGGAAATGGGAGGGCAAATCATAGTGGATCTTAAGAAATCGATAATGGTCTGCAAATGCCGGAAATGCAAAGGACAAGCTTGCCAATGCAAAGATTGTGAACTTAGTGGCGAGTGCAAATATCCACTAATCGACGAGTGCAGGTGGGAAAGGATCGGAGGCAAGAAGGCATGAGCGATAAATGCCCAGACTGCGGAAATCGGACCGTTAACGGCGGTGGTTGCGCACAATGCATTAATACAAGCTGTGGCTGGAGTGCCTGCGGGTAAGTGCCAAGCCCTAGCAGTTTGCTTCAAAATGCCTATAAAAAGGTAGATGAAAGGGATGGTGGCGTTTGCCTCCATCCCGGGTGCGGAAGTTCATACAATACGAATCACCATCACATTGAATTGCGTTCTGAAGCCAGAGACAGAATCGCATGCGTGGAAAACATAGTCACCCTTTGCTATGCACATCACCAAGGTAGAGAAGGACCTCACGAATCTGCAAACTGGCGAGAGCACTGGAAGCAATGGCAGATGAAAATGTACCCATACTACATGCCGAAAGTTGAACAAAATGAAATGGAGAGATTGAGGCTCAGACGCTTCACAGATCCAGAAGTAATACTAAGACTAGATGAGCTTGAAGAGAAATGGCGGAGGTGGAATGAATGTCGGATCAAGGTGTAAAGAATTCGCGAGAAGATATTTTACAGCAAATTGCCTATCAAAGGCAAGAACTTGAAAAGTATCTTGATAAAGCAATAGTTATTGAAGCTGAAATAAACGCTTTAGAAGCAAAATTTTATAGCCAAGGAGAGTCATTAGACAACCCTATGGCCTGCTACAACCCAATTATATTTGCTCAGAAAAAATGTGAGGAGTGTAGGCAATATCGAAGGTGTGTCTATAGGGGCAAGGCAGACTACGGGAGGTTTAAGTTATGAATTGCCCAAATGGAATAAGGCAATGCCCAAACGGATGGACAGACTGTGAATTATGTGCTCATTGGAAAAACAAAGTCTGCACATATGTTCCAGAAGAAGAGCCTGAGCCGGAACCAGTATGTGAGCTTGAAGAAGATGAGCTTGCAACAGATCTTGGTGTAGATATCCCGCACGTCAGGGGAACGTGGGCTGAGCGGTTTTTAGCCCTGCCGCCTGATGAGGCCCTTGAGCAGTTTTATTCCAAGCATCCGCCGAATTTGCATCATAAGGAACCCTTGCCGTTAGATGGTGGGATAGTACCAGGCGGTGGAAGTAAAAGCAGAAACCATAAGAAGCCTGAAAAAAAAACACCTGAGTATATGAAATTTCTTGGGATGTAATCTTTTAGCATAACATTATTGACTGAAATTGACTAGTCGTGATATACTACCTCGTAAGAGGCACGCCCTGGATTAAGTCTAGGGCGTTTCTTTATATGCAAGGTGGCGGAATAGGTAGACGCTATAAATACGGGTTGAGTGATGGCAGGTGCATAAGCTTACGCTGTAAGACAAGTCGGGTAAATAGCTGGAAAGGTAGGACTGCCAATAAACTGTGTGAAAATCATAAAAACCCTATATCCCTTCAAGGTGCCGACTAACACGCAGATAATCATATGTAAGGTGCAAATCCTTACCCTTGCTATCAATCTGAAGACTAAGTAATGTTTATATACAATAGTCATAGGAGAGGTAACTGCGCGCGCTTCTCCACGCAAAAGGCACTTCCTAAATGGGGGTGCCTTTTCAATATGTCAAACTGACGAGTCTAGGCTCGAACTATATTTCCTCCTCTCGATGAACGCCTCATAATTGGGGCGTTCAATTTTTTAAGGTGGGGTGATTCCGGTATGTGTACGGTCGGTGAAATAGTTCGATATAAACAGCCGGAGGTGTTACGAAGATTGGCTAATATAAAAGATGTTAAGAAACACCCAAAGTCTAAAAAAGTTAATATAAATGATCATGAAGCTGAGCAACTTATGCGACATGACGGATATGAACGTCGACGAGGGGGTATTAGGCAGACGAGGCGGGCGTAGATCTCGCGGCGGTGGTTTTTTGGGCACTAATCGCATACCGCGGCATTCGATAAACAGTTAAATTGGATTTTTTTATGATTTTTTATTTTACACTTTATAGATATAGGGTTTTAGGCAAAAACCAGGCAGAATCATGGTTTGAGCAGCACCTTAAGCATTTCAAAAAAATAATCATCGGGAAAATAA encodes the following:
- a CDS encoding helix-turn-helix domain-containing protein — translated: MKRSTTYAADGKYPPEVQQMMAETTRCLNCGKILSLLQRKDGRRNRGYCTLECYFAKPPKLAYAEKEYGAAAKEVILKMLNDGASVVATAERLGISKPRFYDWMRKMNIKKKVVWG
- a CDS encoding RusA family crossover junction endodeoxyribonuclease, translated to MLITISGRPIPAVRMTGRGKYVKPEAARYLAYKEQIGWLALSQTKEPIINPVSVNVKVFLHGKSSLMGNDGDVDNYLKSALDGCNKIVWLDDRQVNKATVEKIPCRHAKDERMEIEVLEVGE
- a CDS encoding YopX family protein, with product MSREIKFKAYIKSLKWLVPVERICFDCETVEVDLTDGNGDTAEYEFDEIELMRYTGLKDNNIGHDRKEIFEGDRVKATNKNGWTREFEIIWNEDLARFMVWCGSQPNISFDLTCDTIIDFRVVVIGNIHDKEVVLEKPTCL
- a CDS encoding ATP-binding protein — translated: MNDKVRNLIRAVAMNDIREAKQWVKVITESDSTKSNRPFCKYILNQLQVSSLNLMELPHDIKGILLMEDVSMTFNENRYFLSEREDAVTEEVLGMYETSQKLSEMGIRYLNSLMLHGESGTGKTLFGRYLAYMIGLPFAYMNFSNAISSYLGSTAKNINKAFEFIGNHKCVFMIDEVDAIGMKRGKEDVGEMARVTIGLMQALDCVRNDTVLIGATNRLDMIDPALLRRFTMIHEVAKFSEQEMFLMVSKFLDDVGVKYSDINIIDYCGKSLNSQALVMNDVIRAIAKSIRNNTEFRLMTEG
- a CDS encoding ASCH domain-containing protein, with the translated sequence MKAISLMQPWASLVAIGTKKIETRSWSTEYRGQLAIHSSKGFKKYLRQLCCEEPFKTVLNKAGLSLDNLPLGRVVATCKLVDCIEMTPEFIDRVKSAKGHEYDFGEYAVGRYAWILEDIKALDNPVPAKGKLSIWKWEGKS